The sequence ATCGCCGCCTTCTCCGCGACGATACCGGGGTCCGTGGCACGCCGGGGCCGCGGCAGATCGAGCCGGCGCTCGGCGCGAATGCGGCCGGGCCGCGCGGCCATCACATAGACGCGGTCGGAGAGCAGCACCGCCTCCTCCACGTCGTGCGTGATGAAGAGGACCGTGCGGCCGAACTCCTCGCGCAGCCGGAGCAGATAGCCCTGCATCGCCGCGCGGGTCATCGCGTCGAGCGCGCCGAACGGTTCGTCGAGCACGAGCAAATCCCGCCGGCACAGCAGCGTCCGCACGAGCGCGACACGCTGGCGCATTCCGCCGGAGAGCGTCGCGGGGTACGCCCGCTCGAAGCCCTCCAGACCGAACCGCCGCAGCATCGCGCGCGCTTCCTCG comes from bacterium and encodes:
- a CDS encoding ABC transporter ATP-binding protein, producing MPAALEIKGLRKRFRHDGEWLDVLAGVSLDVGPREFVTLVGPSGCGKSTICNVVAGLVRPDAGTVAIDGQVAYMQQKDLLLPWRTVLDNAILGLEIQGAPRAAAREEARAMLRRFGLEGFERAYPATLSGGMRQRVALVRTLLCRRDLLVLDEPFGALDAMTRAAMQGYLLRLREEFGRTVLFITHDVEEAVLLSDRVYVMAARPGRIRAERRLDLPRPRRATDPGIVAEKAAILDLLHAEMSEAFA